A genomic segment from Dietzia psychralcaliphila encodes:
- a CDS encoding TfoX/Sxy family protein codes for MARTPPPPAQQRLIDRLRALLADEPVTREVSMFGGRCVMVSEKILVSAGRDGRLLVRVDSDRHDELVGKPGAAQAEMGAGRDMGPGWISVTASAIGTDEELWEWLRPALDYNRSVTGGEG; via the coding sequence ATGGCCCGCACACCGCCGCCCCCCGCCCAACAACGACTCATCGACCGACTGCGCGCTCTTCTCGCGGACGAACCGGTGACCCGCGAGGTATCGATGTTCGGCGGCCGCTGCGTCATGGTCTCCGAGAAGATACTGGTGAGCGCGGGCCGGGACGGCCGGCTACTCGTCAGAGTGGACAGCGACCGGCACGACGAGCTCGTCGGAAAGCCCGGTGCCGCGCAGGCGGAGATGGGTGCCGGGCGTGACATGGGGCCCGGCTGGATCTCGGTGACCGCCTCCGCGATCGGGACCGACGAAGAACTGTGGGAGTGGCTCCGGCCCGCCCTCGACTACAACCGTTCGGTGACCGGGGGCGAAGGGTGA
- a CDS encoding SCO1664 family protein encodes MTTRPPGPELTVLHRIPSGSNAVYRCVDAEGGHWVYKPSAGERPLMDFPDGSLAAREIAAYEVSVALGWDLVPETVGAHGPGGPGMAQRWIDEFDRGEAPGHDPVDIHPVDALPPGRVAVLRGEGSRGEDVVVAHALDERLRRIALFDHVVNNADRKGGHVLVDTSSVIWAIDHGLSFHTESKLRTVLWGWAGQPLPLEDVEGLERVRGGLSGDAVLGEKLRDLLSPAEVSALAARVTTLLDGEVFPVPGPGYPLPWPLF; translated from the coding sequence GTGACGACCCGCCCTCCGGGCCCCGAACTCACCGTTCTGCACCGGATCCCTTCGGGCAGCAACGCGGTGTACCGCTGTGTCGACGCCGAGGGCGGGCACTGGGTGTACAAGCCCTCGGCGGGGGAGCGCCCGCTCATGGACTTCCCCGACGGCAGCCTGGCGGCCCGGGAGATCGCCGCGTACGAGGTGTCCGTCGCGCTGGGTTGGGACCTGGTGCCGGAGACGGTGGGGGCGCACGGCCCCGGTGGCCCGGGGATGGCGCAACGATGGATCGACGAGTTCGACCGGGGCGAGGCGCCCGGCCACGACCCGGTGGACATCCACCCGGTGGACGCCCTCCCTCCCGGCCGCGTGGCCGTGCTCCGGGGTGAGGGGTCCCGTGGGGAGGACGTGGTGGTGGCCCACGCCCTGGACGAGCGCCTCCGACGGATCGCGTTGTTCGACCACGTCGTCAACAACGCCGACCGCAAGGGCGGGCACGTCCTGGTCGACACCTCCAGCGTGATCTGGGCGATCGATCACGGCCTGTCCTTCCACACCGAGTCGAAGCTGCGCACCGTCCTGTGGGGGTGGGCCGGCCAACCGCTGCCCCTGGAGGATGTCGAGGGACTGGAGCGGGTTCGCGGAGGGTTGTCCGGGGACGCCGTCCTCGGGGAAAAACTCCGTGACCTGCTCTCACCGGCCGAGGTGAGCGCTCTCGCCGCACGGGTCACCACTCTGCTCGACGGCGAGGTGTTCCCCGTCCCGGGACCGGGCTACCCGCTACCCTGGCCGCTCTTCTGA
- the mshC gene encoding cysteine--1-D-myo-inosityl 2-amino-2-deoxy-alpha-D-glucopyranoside ligase, which translates to MHSWSPPAVPAVPGDGTPLTLFDTASREIREVSAGPVAGMYVCGITPYDTTHLGHAATYLTFDLVYRLLLDAGHEVHYVQNTTDVDDPLFERAERDGVDWRELGDRETDLFRSDMEALRVLPPRDYVAATETIDEVVEMVAELIDRGHAYRVDSEVDGYPDVYYRHRATPGFGYESGYDPEEMAAAFAERGGDPDRPGKEHPLDALLWRVQRPGEPSWPSPWGAGRPGWHIECSAIARNRLGMEFDIQGGGSDLAFPHHEFSAAHAEAATGRSPFARFYVHAAMIGLDGVKMSKSLGNLVRVKTLREQGVDPAVIRLALAAGHYRTDRSWSEDLLAEARSRCETWFRAISRRSGADSAATIVAVRERLADDLDTPGALDAVDSWAEATLAGDESDPSAGPSIATALDALLGVAPAT; encoded by the coding sequence ATGCACTCGTGGTCCCCGCCTGCCGTCCCCGCCGTCCCCGGCGACGGAACCCCTCTCACGTTGTTCGACACGGCGAGCCGCGAGATCCGGGAGGTGTCCGCCGGCCCCGTCGCCGGGATGTACGTCTGCGGCATCACCCCCTACGACACCACGCACCTCGGTCACGCGGCGACCTACCTGACATTCGATCTGGTGTACCGGCTCCTGCTCGACGCCGGGCACGAGGTCCACTACGTCCAGAACACCACGGACGTCGACGACCCGCTCTTCGAGCGGGCGGAGCGCGACGGCGTGGACTGGCGGGAACTCGGGGATCGCGAGACGGATCTGTTCCGTTCGGACATGGAGGCGCTCCGCGTGCTTCCCCCCCGCGACTATGTGGCCGCTACGGAGACCATCGACGAAGTCGTGGAGATGGTCGCCGAGCTCATCGACCGCGGCCACGCCTACCGGGTCGATTCCGAGGTCGACGGCTATCCCGATGTCTACTACCGGCACCGGGCCACCCCGGGCTTCGGGTACGAGTCCGGGTACGACCCGGAAGAGATGGCCGCCGCGTTCGCCGAGCGCGGCGGGGACCCGGACCGGCCCGGCAAAGAGCATCCGCTGGACGCCCTGCTGTGGCGGGTGCAGCGACCGGGGGAGCCGTCCTGGCCCTCGCCCTGGGGGGCGGGCAGGCCGGGCTGGCACATCGAGTGCTCGGCGATCGCCCGGAACCGCCTGGGCATGGAGTTCGACATCCAGGGTGGGGGCAGCGACCTCGCGTTCCCGCACCACGAGTTCTCCGCCGCCCACGCGGAGGCCGCGACCGGTCGTTCCCCGTTCGCCCGCTTCTACGTGCACGCGGCGATGATCGGACTCGACGGGGTCAAGATGAGCAAGTCGTTGGGCAATCTCGTCCGCGTCAAGACGCTCCGCGAGCAGGGGGTGGACCCGGCCGTCATCCGACTCGCCCTGGCCGCCGGGCACTACCGGACGGACCGGTCCTGGTCCGAGGATCTGCTCGCGGAGGCCCGTTCCCGCTGCGAGACGTGGTTCCGTGCGATCTCCCGTCGCTCCGGCGCCGACTCCGCCGCGACCATCGTCGCCGTGCGGGAACGACTCGCGGACGACCTCGACACCCCCGGTGCCCTGGACGCGGTCGACAGCTGGGCCGAGGCGACCCTGGCAGGGGACGAGTCCGACCCGTCTGCCGGGCCGTCCATCGCGACCGCGCTCGACGCCCTGCTCGGAGTGGCCCCCGCCACCTGA
- a CDS encoding YbhB/YbcL family Raf kinase inhibitor-like protein, with translation MTDFRVPNPYDALPDLPALEVTSESFTEGAALSSAQLGGVMGVEGGLDRSPQVSWSAGPEGTRTYVVTVFDPDAPTASGFWHWSVANIPAGVTSLPEGACTGDDTSGLPEGAVVVRNDAGFKGFVGAAPPEGHGPHRYILAVHAVGDQIELGEDASCAFVGFNLFGQGLARGTTTATFEQ, from the coding sequence ATGACCGACTTCCGCGTGCCGAACCCCTACGACGCCCTTCCGGATCTCCCGGCTCTCGAGGTGACCAGCGAGTCGTTCACCGAGGGCGCCGCCCTGTCGTCCGCTCAGCTGGGCGGGGTCATGGGGGTGGAAGGCGGGTTGGACAGGTCGCCCCAGGTGAGCTGGAGCGCCGGACCGGAGGGGACCAGGACCTACGTGGTGACCGTCTTCGATCCCGACGCACCGACGGCATCGGGGTTCTGGCACTGGTCGGTGGCCAACATCCCGGCCGGTGTCACCTCACTCCCGGAGGGGGCGTGCACCGGTGACGACACCTCGGGGCTCCCGGAGGGGGCCGTGGTGGTACGCAACGACGCCGGGTTCAAGGGGTTCGTGGGGGCGGCCCCGCCGGAGGGCCACGGCCCGCACCGCTACATCCTCGCCGTCCACGCTGTCGGGGACCAGATCGAGCTCGGGGAGGACGCCTCCTGTGCCTTCGTCGGGTTCAACCTCTTCGGGCAGGGCCTGGCCCGCGGAACCACCACTGCGACCTTCGAGCAGTAG
- a CDS encoding nucleoside hydrolase: protein MTDSSPGVASGPTPRTPVLLDCDPGIDDALAIAYLVSEHRAGSIDLAGLVCTAGNVGLDDTVANALAWLDLAGAPPVTVAAGAGGAIAIPHVFTPETHGHRGAGHAELPTTTRALDPRDGAELWVDTARAHPGELVGIVTGPSSTLARALELEPALPRLLRRLVVMGGTFRGHPGNTTPVSEWNVDVDPEAADRVCLAWDAARATDPTVAPARWCGLNLTERAVWTPERSRRLVEVAQGSTLSRHLADALRFYFEFHDSVGEGYLAQVHDPLVAWLALHPEAALTEPVHLRIECAGEHTRGMTVEDRRGHRGRPANAEIVIDLSVPGGAVAVLEEVTVSIADLR from the coding sequence GTGACCGACTCCTCTCCCGGGGTGGCCTCCGGCCCGACTCCGCGGACCCCGGTCCTGCTCGACTGCGACCCGGGGATCGACGACGCCCTGGCGATCGCCTATCTCGTGTCCGAGCACCGGGCCGGGTCGATCGACCTGGCGGGGCTCGTGTGCACGGCCGGAAACGTCGGCCTCGACGACACCGTCGCCAATGCCCTGGCGTGGCTCGACCTGGCGGGCGCTCCCCCGGTCACGGTCGCCGCCGGCGCGGGTGGCGCGATCGCGATTCCGCACGTCTTCACCCCCGAGACGCACGGTCACCGCGGCGCGGGACACGCGGAGCTACCGACGACGACGAGGGCGCTCGACCCCAGGGACGGGGCCGAGCTCTGGGTGGACACCGCCCGGGCTCATCCCGGTGAACTGGTGGGGATCGTGACCGGCCCCTCGTCCACGCTGGCCCGCGCGCTGGAGCTCGAGCCCGCGCTCCCGCGGTTACTGCGGCGGCTCGTCGTGATGGGGGGGACCTTCCGCGGCCACCCCGGGAACACCACGCCCGTGAGCGAGTGGAACGTGGACGTGGACCCCGAGGCCGCCGACCGTGTGTGCCTGGCCTGGGATGCGGCGCGTGCCACCGACCCGACCGTGGCTCCGGCCCGATGGTGCGGGCTCAACCTGACAGAGAGGGCGGTGTGGACCCCCGAGCGCTCCCGGCGCCTGGTGGAGGTGGCACAGGGATCGACGCTCTCTCGGCACCTGGCGGATGCCCTGCGCTTCTACTTCGAGTTCCACGACTCGGTCGGCGAGGGCTACCTGGCTCAGGTGCATGATCCCCTGGTGGCATGGCTGGCGCTCCACCCCGAGGCTGCCCTGACCGAACCCGTCCATCTGCGCATCGAGTGCGCGGGAGAGCACACCCGGGGGATGACGGTCGAGGACCGCCGTGGCCACCGTGGGCGGCCGGCGAACGCCGAGATCGTCATCGATCTCTCCGTTCCCGGTGGTGCGGTCGCGGTGTTGGAGGAGGTCACCGTCTCGATCGCGGACCTGCGCTGA
- a CDS encoding undecaprenyl-diphosphate phosphatase — MSWLQVIVLSVLQGLTEFLPVSSSGHLRIFSTWLFGADAGASFTAVIQLGTEAAVLVFFFKDIVRILVAWFRGVFNARHRDDPDYRLGWYVIVGSIPIAIIGFFGKDLIRDAARNLWITAIVLIAFSFVFLLAEKFGRQDRPVDNQSLKGLTMKDAVVMGLAQCLALIPGVSRSGGTISAGLFLNMSREAAARFSFLLAIPAVLASGLFSLPDAFEPSVGQSATGVQLIVGSVVAFVLGYAAIAWLLRFVQNHSLAWFAGYRIVLGLVVIALLATGTIPAT; from the coding sequence ATGTCCTGGCTCCAGGTGATCGTGCTCTCCGTCCTCCAGGGGCTCACGGAGTTCCTGCCCGTCTCGTCCTCCGGGCACCTGCGCATCTTCTCCACCTGGCTGTTCGGGGCGGACGCGGGCGCCTCGTTCACCGCGGTCATCCAGCTCGGCACGGAAGCCGCCGTGCTGGTGTTCTTCTTCAAGGACATCGTGCGGATCCTCGTCGCATGGTTCCGGGGCGTGTTCAACGCCCGGCACCGCGATGACCCGGACTACCGGCTCGGCTGGTACGTGATCGTCGGGTCCATCCCCATCGCCATCATCGGCTTCTTCGGCAAGGACCTCATCCGTGACGCCGCCCGCAACCTGTGGATCACGGCGATCGTCCTCATCGCGTTCTCCTTCGTGTTCCTCCTGGCCGAGAAGTTCGGTAGGCAGGACCGCCCGGTGGACAACCAGTCGCTCAAGGGCCTGACCATGAAGGACGCGGTGGTCATGGGGCTGGCCCAGTGCCTGGCCCTGATCCCCGGCGTCAGCCGCTCGGGCGGCACCATCTCCGCCGGCCTATTCCTCAACATGTCCCGCGAGGCCGCCGCACGGTTCTCCTTCCTGCTGGCCATCCCGGCGGTCCTGGCCTCCGGGTTGTTCAGCCTCCCCGACGCGTTCGAGCCGTCCGTGGGACAGTCCGCCACCGGGGTTCAGCTGATCGTGGGTTCGGTGGTCGCGTTCGTGCTGGGCTACGCCGCCATCGCGTGGCTCCTGCGCTTCGTCCAGAACCACTCGCTGGCCTGGTTCGCCGGATACCGGATCGTCCTGGGACTGGTCGTGATCGCCCTGCTCGCCACGGGCACGATCCCCGCGACCTGA
- a CDS encoding PAC2 family protein, whose translation MTVEWTPDGHLDLESPVMIVAFEGWNDAADVATGSIEHLALNWEARQIAEIGGDDFFDYLDQRPIVRHKGGVSRSVEWPRILVSVCRPDGFDHDVLLVRGPEPGLKWRRFASEFVDLVDTLGVSQVVLLGAFLADVPHTRPVPLTGTAFNRQRMVGMGVRASDYEGPTGMTGVLQQLLTEAGVPTLSLWAGVPHYVAAPPNPRGTEAVLSWLVENLGLAVPMDALRMQSRTWVAKVDAAAGEDEDLRDYIQSLEDQMDDENGVGVGVDPEPDRGRAGDGETMPLVDGEAIAAEFERFLRGERDEPDAG comes from the coding sequence ATGACTGTCGAATGGACTCCCGACGGGCACCTCGACCTGGAGAGCCCGGTGATGATCGTGGCCTTCGAGGGCTGGAACGACGCCGCCGACGTGGCTACCGGAAGCATCGAGCACCTCGCCCTCAACTGGGAGGCCCGCCAGATCGCGGAGATCGGTGGCGACGACTTCTTCGACTACCTGGACCAGCGGCCGATCGTCCGCCACAAGGGCGGGGTGTCGCGATCCGTCGAATGGCCGCGGATCCTGGTGTCGGTGTGCCGCCCGGACGGGTTCGACCACGACGTCCTGTTGGTCCGCGGACCCGAGCCGGGGCTCAAGTGGCGTCGGTTCGCCTCGGAGTTCGTGGACCTGGTCGACACGTTGGGGGTGTCCCAGGTGGTGCTGCTGGGGGCCTTCCTGGCCGATGTGCCCCACACCCGGCCGGTCCCCCTGACCGGAACGGCGTTCAACCGCCAGCGGATGGTCGGGATGGGGGTCCGGGCCTCCGACTACGAGGGCCCCACGGGGATGACCGGGGTCCTCCAGCAGTTGCTCACCGAGGCGGGGGTCCCCACGTTGAGCCTGTGGGCGGGAGTCCCCCACTACGTGGCCGCGCCGCCCAATCCGCGCGGCACGGAGGCGGTCCTCTCCTGGCTCGTCGAGAACCTCGGGCTGGCCGTCCCGATGGACGCGCTGCGAATGCAGTCCCGGACGTGGGTGGCGAAGGTCGACGCCGCGGCCGGGGAGGACGAGGACCTCCGTGACTACATCCAGTCCCTGGAGGACCAGATGGACGACGAGAACGGGGTCGGTGTGGGCGTCGACCCCGAGCCCGACCGCGGTCGGGCCGGGGACGGGGAGACGATGCCGCTGGTCGACGGCGAGGCGATCGCCGCCGAGTTCGAGCGCTTCCTGCGGGGTGAGCGGGACGAGCCCGACGCCGGCTGA
- a CDS encoding DUF3090 domain-containing protein, giving the protein MSREVHEFRDPARFVVGTVGQPGERVFFVQATGGGRTVSVRCEKQQAQILSERMGDLLDEIASKSDVPVPPAAGVVDDLAPLEMPVDAEFQVGTMGLGWDGEKSQIVVELLAADPTATDESVVLSDAEDAPDALRVFLTPQRARQFVLRSEKVVSAGRAPCPLCGEPIDTTGHLCVRLNGYLPRSGDALADLVDP; this is encoded by the coding sequence ATGAGCAGGGAAGTCCACGAGTTCCGCGACCCGGCCCGGTTCGTGGTGGGCACGGTCGGTCAGCCCGGCGAACGGGTGTTCTTCGTCCAGGCCACCGGCGGCGGCCGCACCGTCTCGGTCCGCTGCGAGAAGCAACAGGCCCAGATCCTCTCCGAGCGGATGGGCGACCTGCTCGACGAGATCGCCTCCAAGTCCGACGTCCCCGTGCCCCCGGCCGCCGGCGTCGTGGACGACCTGGCGCCGCTGGAGATGCCCGTCGACGCGGAATTCCAGGTGGGCACCATGGGCCTGGGGTGGGACGGTGAGAAGAGCCAGATCGTCGTGGAGTTGTTGGCGGCGGATCCGACCGCCACCGACGAGTCGGTCGTGCTCTCGGATGCAGAGGACGCGCCCGACGCGCTGCGCGTGTTCCTCACCCCGCAACGTGCACGGCAGTTCGTCCTACGCAGCGAGAAGGTCGTCTCCGCCGGACGCGCGCCGTGCCCGCTGTGCGGTGAACCCATCGACACCACGGGGCACCTCTGCGTCCGCCTCAACGGGTACCTCCCGCGCTCCGGTGACGCGCTCGCCGATCTCGTCGACCCGTGA
- a CDS encoding histidine phosphatase family protein: MTVILLRHGRSTANTALTLAGRTSGVSLDETGRAQAQDLCRRLAGLPVEAVVRSPLMRCRQTVEPLAAAFGVEPVVDEGLVEVDYGTWTGRTLTELASEHMWSVVQQHPSSAVFPEGESLAEMATRAVSAVRVHDRRLAEDAGRDVLWVACSHGDVIKSVIADAYGMHLDHFQRIVVEPGSVSVVRYTPHRPFVLRVNDTGGDLGSLRGEPAGHVGNATAGDASSDAMPGGNVPL; encoded by the coding sequence ATGACCGTCATCCTCCTCCGCCACGGCCGTTCGACCGCCAACACCGCGCTCACACTGGCCGGCCGCACCTCCGGCGTCTCACTCGACGAGACGGGCCGGGCTCAGGCGCAGGACCTCTGCCGGCGACTCGCCGGCCTCCCTGTCGAGGCGGTCGTCCGGTCTCCGCTGATGCGCTGCCGGCAGACCGTCGAGCCGTTGGCCGCGGCATTCGGGGTGGAGCCGGTGGTCGACGAGGGGCTGGTCGAGGTCGACTACGGGACCTGGACCGGACGGACTCTGACCGAGCTCGCGTCGGAACACATGTGGTCGGTGGTGCAGCAGCACCCCTCCTCCGCCGTCTTCCCCGAGGGCGAGTCCCTCGCGGAGATGGCGACCCGCGCCGTGTCGGCTGTCCGGGTGCACGACCGGAGGTTGGCCGAGGACGCGGGCCGCGACGTGTTGTGGGTGGCGTGCAGCCACGGGGACGTGATCAAGTCGGTGATCGCCGACGCATACGGGATGCACCTCGACCATTTCCAGCGCATCGTGGTGGAGCCGGGTTCGGTGTCGGTGGTCCGCTACACCCCCCACCGGCCGTTCGTTCTGCGGGTCAACGACACCGGTGGGGACCTGGGGAGCCTCCGGGGGGAACCCGCCGGTCACGTGGGCAACGCCACCGCCGGCGACGCCAGCTCGGACGCGATGCCCGGCGGGAACGTACCCTTATGA
- a CDS encoding SDR family NAD(P)-dependent oxidoreductase, whose amino-acid sequence MTGIDPDDLETLQRVLDQAAALGEDHPDSIRVQRSVGHMFKLLKKSRRNEVRRSRQEADKAVIEATATGSPSRIDDETAGIRLVSNTPGAVAGHLQRAVACYVCKQLYTQVDAFYHQLCPDCAAVNRAKRDPDMDLTGRRALLTGGRAKIGMYIALMLLRAGADVTITTRFPRDAVRRFASMDDYTDWADRVHVIGVDLRDPAQVVALADEVAAAGPLDILINNAAQTVRRSPGSYSGLVDGESAPLTGRAADIPMITMGRTSELHPAALMGGESALIGSEEAEREAGHIASLALQAGSASLDRVAAGTAIDAGGLLPDVVDHNSWVATVEQVEPMEMLEVQLCNSVAPFILVSRLRPALAASAARRKYVVNVSAMEGQFSRRYKGAGHPHTNMAKAGLNMLTRTSAEEMLTEHGILMTAVDTGWITDERPHTTKVRLHEEGFHAPLDLVDGAARVVDPIVRGEAGEDLYGCFLKDFRPSPW is encoded by the coding sequence GTGACAGGCATCGATCCGGACGACCTCGAGACCCTCCAGCGCGTCCTCGACCAGGCGGCGGCGCTCGGGGAGGACCACCCCGATTCGATCAGGGTGCAGCGGTCGGTGGGCCACATGTTCAAGCTCCTCAAGAAATCCCGCCGGAACGAGGTCCGCCGCTCTCGGCAGGAGGCGGACAAGGCGGTCATCGAGGCCACCGCGACCGGTTCCCCCTCCCGGATCGACGACGAGACGGCCGGGATCCGGCTGGTGTCCAACACCCCGGGGGCCGTGGCCGGCCACCTGCAGCGCGCGGTGGCGTGTTACGTGTGCAAGCAGCTGTACACGCAGGTCGACGCCTTCTACCACCAGCTGTGCCCGGACTGCGCAGCCGTCAACCGTGCCAAGCGGGACCCGGACATGGACCTGACCGGTCGGCGGGCCCTCCTCACCGGGGGCCGCGCCAAGATCGGCATGTACATCGCCCTCATGTTGCTGCGGGCGGGGGCCGACGTGACCATCACGACCCGGTTCCCCCGGGACGCGGTCCGACGGTTCGCCTCTATGGACGACTACACCGACTGGGCCGACCGGGTGCACGTCATCGGCGTGGACCTGCGCGACCCCGCCCAGGTGGTGGCACTCGCCGACGAGGTCGCCGCCGCCGGACCGCTGGATATCCTCATCAACAACGCCGCCCAGACGGTCCGTCGCTCCCCCGGTTCGTACTCCGGTCTGGTCGACGGGGAATCCGCACCGCTCACGGGACGGGCCGCCGACATCCCGATGATCACCATGGGCCGCACCTCCGAGCTGCATCCGGCCGCGTTGATGGGTGGCGAGTCCGCGCTCATCGGATCGGAGGAGGCCGAGCGCGAGGCCGGGCACATCGCCTCGCTCGCGCTGCAGGCCGGGTCGGCGTCCCTGGACCGGGTGGCCGCCGGCACCGCCATCGACGCCGGCGGGCTCCTGCCGGACGTGGTGGACCACAACAGCTGGGTGGCCACCGTCGAGCAGGTGGAGCCCATGGAGATGCTCGAGGTGCAGCTGTGCAACTCGGTCGCCCCGTTCATCCTGGTCTCCCGCCTGCGCCCGGCCCTCGCGGCATCCGCAGCCCGGCGCAAGTACGTCGTCAACGTCTCCGCCATGGAGGGACAGTTCTCCCGTCGCTACAAGGGCGCGGGGCATCCGCACACCAACATGGCCAAGGCGGGTCTGAACATGCTCACCCGGACCTCCGCCGAGGAGATGCTCACCGAGCACGGCATCCTCATGACCGCGGTCGACACGGGCTGGATCACCGACGAGCGCCCGCACACGACCAAGGTCCGGCTCCACGAGGAGGGCTTCCACGCCCCGCTCGACCTGGTGGACGGGGCCGCCCGCGTGGTGGACCCGATCGTCCGCGGGGAGGCCGGCGAGGACCTCTACGGCTGCTTCCTCAAAGACTTCCGGCCCAGCCCGTGGTGA
- a CDS encoding quinone-dependent dihydroorotate dehydrogenase, whose amino-acid sequence MYSLMKSVLFRFPAERIHHLVFGLLKLLTLVPPLGSLVRRILGVRDPLLAQEVLGRRFPGPLGLAAGFDKNAAAVDSWGAIGFGFSEVGTVTASPQPGNPSPRLFRLVEDRAILNRMGFNNHGAGNAANNLRRRRSGDPVGINIGKTKVVPAEDAVRDYVASASMLTGLADYMVVNVSSPNTPGLRDLQAVESLRPILTAVRDVATIPVLVKIAPDLDDADIDAVTDLVLELGLAGIVATNTTISRDGLTTPAGTVEAMGAGGISGAPVAARSRQVLARIHERAGDRMVIISVGGVETPEDVWDRITHGAHLVQTYTGFVFTGPELIRGTNKLVARRLRQGGFTSLADAVGSAVN is encoded by the coding sequence GTGTACTCGCTGATGAAGAGCGTGCTGTTCCGCTTTCCCGCGGAGCGGATCCACCACCTTGTCTTCGGCTTACTCAAGCTGTTGACCCTGGTGCCGCCGCTGGGTTCACTGGTGCGCCGGATTCTCGGTGTCAGGGATCCGCTCCTGGCCCAGGAGGTGTTGGGCCGGCGCTTCCCCGGACCGCTGGGGCTCGCCGCCGGGTTCGACAAGAACGCCGCGGCCGTCGACTCGTGGGGGGCGATCGGCTTCGGATTCAGCGAGGTCGGCACGGTCACCGCGTCGCCCCAGCCCGGAAACCCGTCGCCCCGCCTGTTCCGGCTGGTGGAGGACAGGGCGATCCTGAACCGGATGGGCTTCAACAACCACGGGGCGGGCAACGCCGCCAACAACCTCCGACGGCGCCGGAGCGGCGATCCGGTGGGGATAAACATCGGCAAGACCAAGGTGGTGCCCGCAGAGGACGCGGTGCGTGACTACGTGGCCTCGGCCAGCATGCTCACGGGCCTCGCCGACTACATGGTCGTCAACGTGAGCTCCCCCAACACCCCCGGGCTCCGGGACCTGCAGGCGGTCGAATCGCTGCGTCCGATCCTGACGGCGGTCCGCGACGTGGCCACCATCCCCGTGTTGGTCAAGATCGCCCCCGATCTGGACGACGCGGACATCGACGCGGTCACCGATCTCGTTCTGGAGCTCGGCCTCGCCGGGATCGTCGCCACCAACACCACCATCTCGCGTGACGGGCTCACGACCCCGGCGGGCACGGTCGAGGCGATGGGTGCGGGAGGGATCTCCGGTGCGCCCGTCGCGGCCCGGTCGCGTCAGGTCCTCGCCCGGATCCACGAGCGGGCCGGTGATCGGATGGTGATCATCTCGGTCGGCGGCGTCGAGACCCCGGAGGACGTGTGGGACCGCATCACCCACGGTGCCCACCTGGTCCAGACCTACACCGGCTTCGTCTTCACCGGCCCCGAGCTCATCCGTGGGACCAACAAGCTCGTGGCCCGGCGGCTCCGCCAGGGCGGGTTCACCTCCCTGGCGGACGCCGTCGGATCGGCGGTCAACTGA
- a CDS encoding DUF664 domain-containing protein — protein MSSPTSAAVHLILTTELVPALRAVVDELGGDAPDSLVHARPTTVAAVHPTNSAAAIVHHLCGVLTSWGAACLGGEQITRDRESEFDYDGPVLPELDRLAALADRLPAWSAAACERGTLADPTGTAFPVERARAAGTLTMEWVLAHILHDVATHLGHLEVTRDVLMTDRTR, from the coding sequence ATGTCCTCACCCACCTCGGCGGCCGTGCACCTCATCCTCACCACCGAGCTCGTCCCCGCGCTGCGCGCGGTGGTGGACGAGCTCGGCGGGGACGCCCCCGACTCGCTGGTCCACGCGCGACCGACGACGGTGGCCGCGGTGCACCCGACCAACTCCGCGGCCGCGATCGTCCACCACCTCTGCGGGGTACTCACCTCGTGGGGGGCAGCGTGCCTGGGGGGCGAACAGATCACCCGGGACCGTGAGTCCGAGTTCGACTACGACGGCCCGGTCCTTCCCGAGCTCGACAGGCTCGCCGCACTGGCCGACAGGCTCCCGGCCTGGTCCGCGGCCGCGTGTGAACGGGGTACTCTCGCCGACCCCACAGGGACGGCGTTCCCGGTGGAACGGGCTCGTGCCGCGGGCACCCTCACGATGGAGTGGGTGCTGGCGCACATCCTCCACGACGTCGCCACACACCTCGGACACCTGGAGGTCACCCGCGACGTCCTGATGACCGACCGGACGCGGTGA